A window of Diabrotica virgifera virgifera chromosome 9, PGI_DIABVI_V3a contains these coding sequences:
- the LOC126892630 gene encoding gastrula zinc finger protein xLCGF3.1-like, with protein sequence MHTRTTVFYTKIKITGFLMRLNVVSLTPFHTLFIFLFRYIILILQIVIILGVPCEGIHNYACDLLKYTGNNSNQNLTATTDVDLREKKFECEICPKQLATSFSLKVHMRIHTGEKPFECEICTKQFSSKNYLTRHRRVHTGEKPFMCQVCTKQFSTNSNLTVHMIVHTGEKPFTCKICTKQFSTNPQLTRHIRVHTGEKPFTCEICTKQFSTNPQLTKHMRVHTGEKRFACEICNKQFSESCNLKSHMLVHSGKKTFSCEICAKKYSQSSTLQLHMRVHTGEKPFTCQICNKQFSQRPGLEYHMKVHTGEKPFECEICTKQFSTKQILNTHMRVHTGEKPFTCRICNKPFSQSSNLNNHMKTHTRLYSMSF encoded by the coding sequence ATGCATACACGGACGACAGTGTTTTacacgaaaataaaaattactggTTTCTTGATGAGGTTGAATGTCGTATCTTTGACACCGTttcatactttatttatttttctttttcgcTACATTATACTGATTTTACAGATAGTTATTATTTTAGGTGTCCCTTGCGAAGGCATTCATAATTATGCATGTGACCTGCTAAAATATACTGGAAATAATTCTAACCAAAATTTAACTGCAACTACGGATGTGGACCtcagagaaaaaaaatttgaatgtGAAATATGCCCCAAACAATTAGCAACAAGTTTTTCTTTAAAAGTACACATGAGAatacacactggggaaaaaccatttgagtgtgaaatttgcaccaaacaattTTCATCAAAGAATTATTTAACTAGACATAGgagagtgcacactggtgaaaaaccctTTATGTGCCAagtttgcaccaaacagttttcaacaaaCTCAAATTTAACTGTACACATGatagtgcatactggtgaaaaacctttcaCGTGTAAAatatgcaccaaacagttttcaacaaaCCCACAATTAACTAGACATATacgagtgcatactggtgaaaaacctttcaCGTGTGAAATATgtaccaaacagttttcaacaaaCCCACAATTAACTAAACATATGCGCGTGCATACCGGCGAAAAACGATTTGCATGTGAAATATGTAACAAACAATTCTCAGAAAGTTGCAATTTAAAATCACATATGCTAGTACACAGCGGTAAAAAAACTTTTTCCTGTGAAATTTGCGCTAAAAAGTATTCACAAAGTTCTACTTTACAAttacatatgagagtgcatactggtgaaaaacctttcaCATGCCAAATATGCAACAAACAGTTTTCACAAAGACCTGGTTTAGAATATCACATGAAAGTGCATACTGgcgaaaaaccatttgaatgtgaaatttgcaccaaacagttttcaacgaaacaaattttaaatacacatatgagagtgcatactggtgaaaaaccattcaCATGCCGAATATGCAACAAACCGTTTTCACAAAGTTCTAATTTAAATAATCATATGAAAACACACACAAGACTGTATTCAATGTCGTTTTGA